GACACTCAACAATAAGCCAAAGTAGgttcatatttcagtttgacacaACTTCAGACTGAACTCGATCTGTCCAAAGGTATTTATTAGTTTCCAACTGTGGGAAAAGcagtaatatttatttttaatcaactcaCACAATTAGTTTCATTCAATGTGatctgcttttgataatttAGTAACAACCCTCACCTCCCACTCTGATGATGATCAcatcttctttctgtctgcacacTTACTAAACTATTCGTTTGATGTAATGTGTTGTGTGAATAAAACTGATCCATCACCTGAAAGCGCACTATTTCCCTCTCATCCTGAAGCGTGTGCGGGGTGTCCTGCAGGCAGCAGATGAAGAAAGCTGTGTCAAACCTCGACACACCATATCTGCCTTCGGGAGTCAGCCAGTTGCTCCACTCGTGCAAAGCCCAAATGTTGGGCAACACTTCCAGCTCTCTGCACATCCTGATGAAGTTGGACGGATTCTGGTTTACCAGAGTCCTCCACTTGGTGAGCTCACTGCTGCACAGCTCGTTTGCTTTCTTGTGCAGCACATGATCAGTGGCGCATCTGCCCTCTGTGCTTTTTAACAAACTTTTCTCCTCCGATTTAGACACGACCAGGAGCACACCTGACTCCTCAAAGGTCTCCCTCAATGCGCAGATCCGGAAGGCCACCTCCCCTGAGATAGGAGAGCCCAGTTTTAGCCGGTCTGTGGCGAACATCGGAGGTCTAGTCTCCGGAGGCTGTTTGACGCTTCTCAAACCAAAATTGGGTGATTTGctgaaagatttaaaaatgtccaacCATTCACTCGAAAAGTCCGAGGAGTCCACCATGCCGCCGGGAAACACATACGCATTGGGCATGAATCCGCTTTTACTGCTTCGTTTAAGCAGTAACACGTCGTAATCAAAGCGGGACTTGTGCGGCAGCTGTGACCGCCCATAGCTGCTGCCCAGCGGGGAACCTGCAGCGGCTGTCAGCGGTGTCCTGGAAGACAGAGCGTCCGCACCGAGCCTGTGACCCGCGGCTACAATCAGAGTGGCCGCCTCCTTCCAGTGCTTCAGAGTGGTGTTCATGCTAAAACTACCAGCGTGCTTAATTTGACCTGAGAAAGTTTCAGTCCCCCAGTCACCTGCCTCGCGACATTTGTTTTTGGTGGAAGTGACGCGAGCCATGAATGACACGCGCACATCTGCCACGAGCAGCTATCGCCACCTACAGGCTGATGACGCCACTGCACCCCTCACTGCACAAAACATTACATCcttcaaaatatacaaaatctAATCAATTGTTGTATTTTAGACAACATGTTGGATGAATCAgaaattcaaatttattttcttctgcAAACACGTTTGAATCTCATTAAATATCACTAAGTTGGATAAATATTAGACCCGGTTAAAAATTGTGTTCCAATTTCTCTCAGGGTTCATTTTTCACTGACTTacttataataaaaatagtatACATATGTATTAATATGGACATGatgccttttttatttctttatcattTATGAAGCTCTTTTTGACCGCCAAAATAACGATAACAATGATACATATCATAATAACACAACGTTTTGTCATTCTTCAATCCACTCTAAACTCTTTTGCTGCTCCTCTGTCTAGAGTTCAGTGTTGTGTGACCGTGACTTTTCAGTGGTGCCAAATTGTACCTTTGCTAAAAAGATTAGGTTTTATACATTGTGTGCAGTTTCTGCTGTCTACCAGCCCAGGAAATGATGAAAAGCAATTAAACACAGTCTATGActaattatttctttctctaTTGTAGActattgtttcattttaggGAATATATTGTTCTTCACATCATGAGCCCAGATTGGAAGAATTAAGCAGATCAGATTGGGTTTTTTAACTTTACACCATTGCTAACTGGCAGcggtgtgtatatgtgcacatGGACATTGGTGACTATGTAAAATGTGCCTTCTTTCAAAATATTGACATGACTTGCAGAATCAGTGACTTATTTTGAAATCACTtcctaaaacacatttttatagacgtgtttttatgtgacattgactttttaaatattgatttagttatctttatctttatttgttacttttatGACCtttattcacttgttttttttatatggtcATGTATCCTAGTGGCTATTGCTCCAGCTGTTTCATTGCCCTCCCTCAAATTGTGTCTCGCCTTTGCCTGGCTTCAGTTCCTGGTTCTCTGTTGTTATATTGACATACAGCAGTGAACAGGCTCACCGAGAGTGTATTTGTTGCTGTAAATGCACTTAGTTAGATCCTAAGCCCCAGTGATCGTGCCTGAAATTTGCACTCTGTTATTGGTCAGGCGTTCTTATTCTCAGGGTTACTGAGTTTATATGCCAATGTGTTCTTGTGTTAGCAGATTACTACAATCAGGCgaggctgtctgtctgcagcaaaTGCATGTGTGGCAACTGTTCAAATTCTGTTACAGGcttcaaaaaaacacatctttcgTGTTTCAGCTAATGCCTCAAGAGCTGCAGCCACTGGAGGAAGTCaaacatatgaaataaaatgaacaaatctgcGGAACTCCAACTAGACTTATAACATATTTGATTTTACAGTATTCTAATGTAGATAAATAGTGTACTGTGCAAACTGTTCCCTTTCTCACTGAGAGTATGAATCATACTACACTCTAATGTTCAAACACATAGGCAAACATCTCATTATTAGCTAAAGTCCTTCTCATttcaaaggctacaaaatacTCAATTATAACTCTGCTGAAGATTATGCAAGGGGATGCTTGgctcaaagaagaagaagtttaacTTTTCAACACAACTGATGCACAAGTGGAgacatataataaaatataataatgaaaaaaggtcgtctgagaaaaaagaaaggagaatgttacatttaaaatgtacgttttaagaggagagaagaggaaagagaaggggCAGAGTAGAAGGGGAATGTAACAGACAAATGTCCATGCGtgcgtccacacacacacacacacacacacacacacacacacacacacacgcgcgcgcgcgcgcgcacacacacacgcgcacacacacacgcacacacacacacacgcacacacacacctacacgcacacacatgtggGTGTCATGTATCCTTGTATCCTTATCAAAGGGGCATTGTGAAGGCTCGGTAAACTCTGAGAGGCGGAAATGTTTCAGTGTCCTGAAAAAATTAGATCGGTCACGTCTAACATTGTGAGTGCCTGTAACATCTTCGTGGGATTACTGTTACCTGAGCAACAGATGAAGTGATTTGCCTCAAAACACagttaataataaagtaataataaaatgtgtaatgtctttgtttttctttgtttctctgtttttgtttactttgttcAAATTATATGCACATTAAAATAAGAGAATTTGGATGCACTGTATAGtccaaaacactttaaaaacaacaataaaaaaacaagagatcAAAATTCCTTA
The Larimichthys crocea isolate SSNF chromosome VIII, L_crocea_2.0, whole genome shotgun sequence genome window above contains:
- the nudt19 gene encoding acyl-coenzyme A diphosphatase NUDT19, with product MARVTSTKNKCREAGDWGTETFSGQIKHAGSFSMNTTLKHWKEAATLIVAAGHRLGADALSSRTPLTAAAGSPLGSSYGRSQLPHKSRFDYDVLLLKRSSKSGFMPNAYVFPGGMVDSSDFSSEWLDIFKSFSKSPNFGLRSVKQPPETRPPMFATDRLKLGSPISGEVAFRICALRETFEESGVLLVVSKSEEKSLLKSTEGRCATDHVLHKKANELCSSELTKWRTLVNQNPSNFIRMCRELEVLPNIWALHEWSNWLTPEGRYGVSRFDTAFFICCLQDTPHTLQDEREIVRFQWSTPSEVLQSYQARELWIAPPQFYELSRMCRFPLLNDLHNFASRRATEGCEHWLPVLMKERFLSLLPGDKLYPLDSSGEAKEHMSTDPHLEDTQDSGLHRMVFSDSHSLTLQVNITPKYNHLVPVGEQALPHDSNSQT